From the Primulina tabacum isolate GXHZ01 chromosome 3, ASM2559414v2, whole genome shotgun sequence genome, one window contains:
- the LOC142540944 gene encoding putative auxin efflux carrier component 1c isoform X1, translating into MISLSDFYHVMTAVVPLYVAMILAYGSVKWWKIFTPDQCSGINRFVALFAVPLLSFHFISTNNPYTMNLRFVAADTLQKLIVLVVLAVWNNVSKRGCLEWTITLFSLSTLPNTLVMGIPLLKGMYGDFSGGLMVQIVVLQCIIWYTLMLFMFEYRGAKILISEQFPHTAASIVSIHVDSDVLSLDGRLPLETETQVQENGRLHVTVRKSNASRSDIYSRKSNFGFSSTTPRPSNLTNAEIYSLQSSRNPTPRGSSFNHTDFYSMMGGARNSNFGANDAYGLSSSRGPTPRPSNFEEETGINANKSRFGGTQYPAPNPGIVSPTAKRTNEQQQQDGGKDVHMFVWSSSASPVSENVHGGGHEYGALDSQHVNNGKEVVRVEGHRDNQEDYLERDEFSFGNKANEGEKLGEKKVKVMPPTSVMTRLILIMVWRKLIRNPNTYSSLIGLTWSLVSFRWHVEMPAIIAKSISILSDAGLGMAMFSLGLFMALQPRIIACGNSVATFTMAVRFLTGPAVMAAASIAIGLRGVLLRVAIVQAALPQGIVPFVFAKEYNVHPDILSTGVIFGMLIALPITLVYYILLGL; encoded by the exons ATGATATCTTTATCCGATTTTTACCATGTTATGACTGCAGTGGTGCCACTGTATGTAGCCATGATTTTAGCCTATGGTTCAGTGAAGTGGTGGAAGATTTTCACGCCAGACCAGTGTTCAGGAATCAACCGTTTTGTTGCACTGTTTGCAGTCCCTTTGCTTTCTTTTCACTTCATTTCTACCAACAATCCCTACACTATGAACCTAAGGTTCGTTGCCGCTGATACACTGCAAAAGCTCATAGTTCTCGTAGTTTTAGCTGTGTGGAATAATGTGAGCAAGAGGGGTTGTTTGGAATGGACAATAACACTCTTCTCTCTTTCGACTCTCCCCAACACTCTGGTCATGGGCATCCCTTTGCTAAAAGGGATGTATGGAGATTTTTCTGGTGGATTAATGGTGCAAATAGTTGTGCTTCAGTGCATTATTTGGTATACTTTGATGTTGTTCATGTTCGAGTACAGAGGCGCAAAGATTCTGATATCTGAGCAGTTCCCACACACTGCTGCATCAATAGTCTCCATCCACGTTGATTCTGATGTCCTGTCATTAGATGGCAGGCTTCCTTTGGAAACCGAGACACAGGTTCAAGAAAATGGGAGACTTCATGTGACTGTTAGGAAATCCAATGCTTCGAGATCAGATATCTATTcaagaaaatcaaattttggGTTCTCCTCCACAACTCCGAGGCCATCAAATCTGACCAATGCAGAGATATACTCCCTGCAATCTTCAAGAAACCCTACACCTAGAGGGTCTAGCTTCAATCACACTGACTTCTACTCCATGATGGGTGGTGCAAGAAACTCAAACTTTGGGGCAAATGATGCTTATGGACTTTCTAGTTCAAGAGGGCCTACCCCTAGGCCTTCAAATTTCGAGGAGGAAACTGGGATTAATGCTAATAAATCAAGATTTGGTGGTACACAATATCCAGCTCCGAATCCTGGCATAGTTTCACCCACAGCTAAGAGGACAAATGAACAGCAGCAGCAAGATGGTGGGAAAGATGTCCATATGTTTGTATGGAGCTCAAGTGCTTCCCCAGTTTCGGAGAATGTGCATGGTGGTGGACATGAATATGGTGCATTAGATTCACAACATGTTAATAATGGTAAAGAAGTTGTTAGAG TTGAAGGGCATAGGGACAACCAAGAAGACTACTTGGAGAGGGATGAATTCAGCTTCGGAAACAAAGCAAATGAAGGTGAAAAATTGGGAGAAAAGAAAGTGAAAGTAATGCCTCCCACAAGTGTAATGACAAGGCTTATTTTGATCATGGTTTGGAGAAAGCTCATAAGAAATCCCAACACTTATTCAAGCCTAATTGGACTAACATGGTCTCTAGTTTCTTTCAG GTGGCATGTTGAAATGCCTGCAATAATAGCAAAGTCCATTTCCATACTGTCTGATGCAGGACTTGGCATGGCCATGTTTAGTCTTG GGCTATTCATGGCATTACAACCTCGGATTATCGCATGTGGGAACTCGGTTGCAACATTTACAATGGCTGTGAGATTCCTTACAGGACCGGCTGTCATGGCTGCTGCTTCCATTGCTATCGGCCTCCGCGGTGTTCTCTTGCGGGTTGCCATTGTCCAG GCTGCACTTCCTCAAGGAATTGTCCCCTTTGTTTTTGCAAAGGAGTATAACGTACACCCTGATATCCTTAGCACAGG GGTTATATTCGGAATGCTGATCGCGTTACCTATAACGCTCGTCTACTACATTTTATTGGGTCTTTGA
- the LOC142540944 gene encoding putative auxin efflux carrier component 1c isoform X2, translating into MISLSDFYHVMTAVVPLYVAMILAYGSVKWWKIFTPDQCSGINRFVALFAVPLLSFHFISTNNPYTMNLRFVAADTLQKLIVLVVLAVWNNVSKRGCLEWTITLFSLSTLPNTLVMGIPLLKGMYGDFSGGLMVQIVVLQCIIWYTLMLFMFEYRGAKILISEQFPHTAASIVSIHVDSDVLSLDGRLPLETETQVQENGRLHVTVRKSNASRSDIYSRKSNFGFSSTTPRPSNLTNAEIYSLQSSRNPTPRGSSFNHTDFYSMMGGARNSNFGANDAYGLSSSRGPTPRPSNFEEETGINANKSRFGGTQYPAPNPGIVSPTAKRTNEQQQQDGGKDVHMFVWSSSASPVSENVHGGGHEYGALDSQHVNNVEGHRDNQEDYLERDEFSFGNKANEGEKLGEKKVKVMPPTSVMTRLILIMVWRKLIRNPNTYSSLIGLTWSLVSFRWHVEMPAIIAKSISILSDAGLGMAMFSLGLFMALQPRIIACGNSVATFTMAVRFLTGPAVMAAASIAIGLRGVLLRVAIVQAALPQGIVPFVFAKEYNVHPDILSTGVIFGMLIALPITLVYYILLGL; encoded by the exons ATGATATCTTTATCCGATTTTTACCATGTTATGACTGCAGTGGTGCCACTGTATGTAGCCATGATTTTAGCCTATGGTTCAGTGAAGTGGTGGAAGATTTTCACGCCAGACCAGTGTTCAGGAATCAACCGTTTTGTTGCACTGTTTGCAGTCCCTTTGCTTTCTTTTCACTTCATTTCTACCAACAATCCCTACACTATGAACCTAAGGTTCGTTGCCGCTGATACACTGCAAAAGCTCATAGTTCTCGTAGTTTTAGCTGTGTGGAATAATGTGAGCAAGAGGGGTTGTTTGGAATGGACAATAACACTCTTCTCTCTTTCGACTCTCCCCAACACTCTGGTCATGGGCATCCCTTTGCTAAAAGGGATGTATGGAGATTTTTCTGGTGGATTAATGGTGCAAATAGTTGTGCTTCAGTGCATTATTTGGTATACTTTGATGTTGTTCATGTTCGAGTACAGAGGCGCAAAGATTCTGATATCTGAGCAGTTCCCACACACTGCTGCATCAATAGTCTCCATCCACGTTGATTCTGATGTCCTGTCATTAGATGGCAGGCTTCCTTTGGAAACCGAGACACAGGTTCAAGAAAATGGGAGACTTCATGTGACTGTTAGGAAATCCAATGCTTCGAGATCAGATATCTATTcaagaaaatcaaattttggGTTCTCCTCCACAACTCCGAGGCCATCAAATCTGACCAATGCAGAGATATACTCCCTGCAATCTTCAAGAAACCCTACACCTAGAGGGTCTAGCTTCAATCACACTGACTTCTACTCCATGATGGGTGGTGCAAGAAACTCAAACTTTGGGGCAAATGATGCTTATGGACTTTCTAGTTCAAGAGGGCCTACCCCTAGGCCTTCAAATTTCGAGGAGGAAACTGGGATTAATGCTAATAAATCAAGATTTGGTGGTACACAATATCCAGCTCCGAATCCTGGCATAGTTTCACCCACAGCTAAGAGGACAAATGAACAGCAGCAGCAAGATGGTGGGAAAGATGTCCATATGTTTGTATGGAGCTCAAGTGCTTCCCCAGTTTCGGAGAATGTGCATGGTGGTGGACATGAATATGGTGCATTAGATTCACAACATGTTAATAATG TTGAAGGGCATAGGGACAACCAAGAAGACTACTTGGAGAGGGATGAATTCAGCTTCGGAAACAAAGCAAATGAAGGTGAAAAATTGGGAGAAAAGAAAGTGAAAGTAATGCCTCCCACAAGTGTAATGACAAGGCTTATTTTGATCATGGTTTGGAGAAAGCTCATAAGAAATCCCAACACTTATTCAAGCCTAATTGGACTAACATGGTCTCTAGTTTCTTTCAG GTGGCATGTTGAAATGCCTGCAATAATAGCAAAGTCCATTTCCATACTGTCTGATGCAGGACTTGGCATGGCCATGTTTAGTCTTG GGCTATTCATGGCATTACAACCTCGGATTATCGCATGTGGGAACTCGGTTGCAACATTTACAATGGCTGTGAGATTCCTTACAGGACCGGCTGTCATGGCTGCTGCTTCCATTGCTATCGGCCTCCGCGGTGTTCTCTTGCGGGTTGCCATTGTCCAG GCTGCACTTCCTCAAGGAATTGTCCCCTTTGTTTTTGCAAAGGAGTATAACGTACACCCTGATATCCTTAGCACAGG GGTTATATTCGGAATGCTGATCGCGTTACCTATAACGCTCGTCTACTACATTTTATTGGGTCTTTGA